The sequence GCGGCGCCGTCGAGCATGCTGATCACGTGGCTGCGATGGGCAACCTGCATGGCCGGGGCGTCGGCATAGCGATCGACGGCGATCACTTCGCAGCCCAGTCGCTGCAGCTCGATCGCCACCTCCTTGCCGAGTTCGCCGGAGCCGCACAGCAGTACACGGGTCGCGCTGGGCGACAAGGGGGTTCCAATACGGGGCATGGTGTTTCCTCGGGGAGTCAGGAAGCCTGGGAGGGGCTGTTCAGGAACAGGCCGCCGGCCTTGGCACGCTCGAAACAGCGGGCCAGGACCTCACGGCGCTCGGCATTGTCCATGCGGCCCCAACGGGTGATTTCGTCGGCGCTGCGCTGGCAGCCGCTGCAGATGTCATGGTCGTCCAGCACGCAGACCTGCACGCAGGGCGAGCGGACGGGGCGTTCGGCGTCCATCAGTCGTCCTGCTCCGCGAGGTCGCGGGCGTAGCGCTGGGCGTTGTGCACGTAGTGGGCGGCGCTGGCCTCGAGCATCTTCTTCTGTTGCTCGGTCAGCTCGCGCACCACCTTGCCGGGGGAGCCCATGACCAGCGAACCGTCGGGGATCTCCTTGCCTTCGGGGATCAGCGCGTTGGCGCCGATGATGCAGTACTTGCCGATCTTGGCGCCGTTGAGCACCACGGCGTTGATGCCGATCAGGCTGAAGTCGCCCACGGAGCAGCCGTGCAGCATGGCGTTATGGCCGATGGTGACGCTGCGGCCGATGCTGAGCGGATAGCCCATGTCGGTGTGCATCACCGTGCCGTCCTGGACGTTGCTGTTCTCGCCGATATGGATCAGCTCGTTGTCGCCGCGCAGCACGGCACCGAACCAGACACTGGCACCGGCGTCCAGGCGTACCTTGCCCACCAGGGTGGCAGTGGGAGCGGTCCAGCTGTCGGGATGGGCTTCGACCTGGGCGGTTCCAAGGCGGTATTTCATCAGGCGCTCCTCGAACGGGGCTTACTTGAGTTGTATGAAGTGCGTGGGCGCGCGGGTCATGTCGATGCCCGCGTCGTAGACCAGGTTGACCAGTTCCACGACCATGATCGCGGTCAGGCCCCAGATCTTGTATTCGCCGTACTGGTAGCTCGGTACGTACCAGCTGCGGCCGAGGTAGTCGATGCGATGGGTCACCTGGCGCGGATCGTCGCGGAAGAACGCCAGGGGCACGCTGAACACCGAGTCGATCTCCCCGTCGTTGGCCTTGTACTGGACGAAGTCCGGGACCAGCCCCACATAAGGAGTGACCCTGATTCCGTGGCGGGAAACCAGCGGGCTGAGCGGCCCGATGACTTCCACCAGGCCCGGGGGCAGGCCGACTTCCTCTTCCGCCTCGCGCAGGGCGGTGCGGACCAGGTCCTGGTCTTCCGGATCGCGGCGACCGCCGGGGAAGGCCACTTCACCACCATGGGTGGAGAGGCCGCTGGCGCGCAGGGTCAGGACCAGTTCGGGCTCGTCGCTGCGGGTGATGGGCACCAGCACCGCCGCTTCGGGGAAGTCGTGATCGGTCTCCAGGGTTCTCGGGGAGTAGCTCTGCAC is a genomic window of Pseudomonas resinovorans NBRC 106553 containing:
- a CDS encoding DUF1289 domain-containing protein, with product MDAERPVRSPCVQVCVLDDHDICSGCQRSADEITRWGRMDNAERREVLARCFERAKAGGLFLNSPSQAS
- a CDS encoding gamma carbonic anhydrase family protein — protein: MKYRLGTAQVEAHPDSWTAPTATLVGKVRLDAGASVWFGAVLRGDNELIHIGENSNVQDGTVMHTDMGYPLSIGRSVTIGHNAMLHGCSVGDFSLIGINAVVLNGAKIGKYCIIGANALIPEGKEIPDGSLVMGSPGKVVRELTEQQKKMLEASAAHYVHNAQRYARDLAEQDD
- a CDS encoding CoA pyrophosphatase, which encodes MLDDLLRRVQSYSPRTLETDHDFPEAAVLVPITRSDEPELVLTLRASGLSTHGGEVAFPGGRRDPEDQDLVRTALREAEEEVGLPPGLVEVIGPLSPLVSRHGIRVTPYVGLVPDFVQYKANDGEIDSVFSVPLAFFRDDPRQVTHRIDYLGRSWYVPSYQYGEYKIWGLTAIMVVELVNLVYDAGIDMTRAPTHFIQLK